The Prunus dulcis chromosome 3, ALMONDv2, whole genome shotgun sequence genome segment actAGAAGTTGTAGACATATGCAACAAGCAGCTCAAAATGTACTAATTTTTGGAAATACACGACACACACTAAAATGAACTTGTAACCTTAAAAGACAATCACAACACCAGAGATATGTGCAATGCTTATGCCTCAGGTGTTTAACTTAAAGTCAATTTAGGAAATACCAAAGAGCAAGACCTCAGAAGGCCCTTACATCAAGGCTACACCTAAAAGTGTATGACCGATATGGGGAACAAAGGTACTTCAAATCCACCCAACAAAGTAGTCACAAGACTCAGAATTCGCTGTTGAAGTGATAGGtattatatagaaaaccaAACTACACCATCCCATGCTTTTTCATAGAACTACATCTTCTATGCTCAAACATTTCCAATATACCAATGCCATTGAACTCAATGAGACTTCTCCTCATCAATGTGGTAACTTACTTTTTGTTACTTCTATCCCTGCACTATCTTTCTTAAATTGACACAACAACCATCCAACAGGTAAACAATCGCTCTGAATCTGTTAACCATCTTAGCAAACTAGCGGACATGATGgaaattaagcaaaatcaTGATTCATCTCAGTGTTTCAGCTCGCATGACTCAAAGCGTATGTAAAATGACTTCAAACTATTAACTGGGGAATTCTTATTCAGGTGTAGTATGATCTACATGCTGCTAGCTTAATATAACTGAGTGGACTCGATATCTATGAGATGTTTTGCATAACCAACACTGTAGAATGCTAATTCCTAAAACAgaatttcttcttttgcttctGCAAGTTACCACACTACCTAATGCAAAATCACTCACATAAAACCCTGTAAATTCAAGGCTGCTAATAAACCAAGAGAAACTCAAATTTGTGTATTCAAACATGAGTGGCTGACATAGTTGCTTTCCTTGAAAGACTGATTCCTGACATTAAAAAAGTTCATTTGTGGAATTAAGGTACTCAGAACACATATGCAGCCGCAGTGTACTTGTTGATTGTatgtgcatgcatgcatgaatCCAAATAACATACCCTAGCTAACTGCTGCACGGCTGCCGAGCATGCACTGTTGGCAGCAGCTCCTGGATAAATCCCTCTTTCAGCTCCAATTATCGAGGTCAAAAATATGATGGAACCTCCTGACTTATAATCTCGCATTCTTCTGCCAAcagcatttaacagaaacCATGCAGACATAAAGTTTCTCttcattatctttttaaaCTCATCTTCAGCTAATTCTAGATGCTCCTGCATTTTCCCTGTTCCAAACATCAGAAATGATAATTCTGCTTATATCCAACTAAATTGCAACAACCTTTACATAGgcacataaaaaataatgctAGAAACCAAATTGGAAAGTAAAATCAACGAAGAATGTCCATAAAAGAAGTTGTTAACATGTTTTGACACAGGATCAACATATTCCCAAGAAAGGGGGATCAGATCAGTTCATCAGCCtttgaaaataaaagtgaATATCTTCCAGAAAAAAAGCTGTTGCCATTTTTTGTCCATTTGCATAAAGTCAATTCCACATAGGTATTGTGCTATTGCTGACCATAACCCAGTCACGCATGGCAAACAGTGTTTTAGAGACTTAATACAATTTTCAAATACCAAGTATTTTCCCCAGTTTTCTCTTATCCATTGCATATATGTGGCTTGAAGTTATAATATTATTGCCAAAAGCAAGGGAGGAGGAACCCAGAACCCAACAAAGATATATGCCAACAACTTGTTCATTCCAAATTGTACACAGCAATTGAGTTCTCCAAGTACATATATGATAGAGATTGCGTACCTTCATAAGTATAGCAATGCACAAAGGCATCCAAATTGCCCAAAATGTGGCATGCCTTATCCACTGCCTCATCAAAAGCTCCTTCTCTCTTGTCCTCCATGTCTACATCAACCACCTCAACTGGCACGACACCCTCCAATGAGCCCTTTATTTTCTGTTGAATGCTCCGCAGACAGCTCTCCTTTCCCATCAAGACCAGCCTGATTATGCAAAGCACCaagcacaaaaacaaaaaggaaccATTTAATAATACATAGAAGAAATCTTGAACCACCCATTTGTCCGTTCAATCACAAAATGCACCCAAATGAATTGAGACCCAGAAACGAGCAGATTCagaaattgacaattttaatagaagaaattgaaaagaaaaaaaggaaagatgaAAACATTGGAATTTAtatggggaaaaaaattaaagggtTGGGAAATCAGTTCACCTGCATCCCCGCTGGGCCAAAGAGAAGGCAATATTGTGTGAAATGGCATCCCCATTGGAGGTGAGCAAAACTTTCTTCCCAGGAGAAGTCCCCATTTTCTAATTGAACAAGGACTTGAGTGATACACTTATATAGTGTAAAAACTAAATCAAGAAATGAATTAAAAAGGGTTGGTGGTGTGTAATGAATAAGAAAAGGGGAAGTCTGTTCTGCGTCTTGTTCGTGAAAAAAGTGAACGAGTCAGTCTCTTCTCGCTGACTAAAGATTAAATATAGCTTTCTTTCATTTGGCAATTGAGATGCAGAGATAGAGATTACACACGCAGAGCTTGCCAAATATCAAATTGAAATGACTCATTAGGCGTCTGCACGCATTTCATGATTTCACcgcaagaaagaaagaaacacgTGGAGATCACATCAGCTGTCGAGCCAAAATATAACAGCTTGTCCTAAGTTAACTTCTTCCCAAGCAACCAATAATCTATTAAtgagatttttaattttattaccTTGTGACAAGTAGTATATAGTACCAATACCACGTTGGAAAGTGACAAACAATTCTAATAATTTTATGTAAATgttaaataagttatatataCCACGTGGAAAAGTGGGATTCTGTTTAGTGGTAAATTCGCAGTGTTTGATGattgtggtggtggaggtggtggtggttgtgatGGAAGTTGCACAGAAACTTTTCCTGAAGGCTGTTGAAGATGGATGGCTGTGTGGGCTTTTGACCTATTGACCCAAAGGAAGGAAGGATCACCAGGGGATTCAGTCAAACTACAAATTGCTAGGTAAGTTATTGCCAAGGACAAGGGGGCTTCCCACGAGTTGACGTAGTTTCTGATTCTGTAATAAATCTATTAAGGGGTCAATTACTTTTTGTTTAATGGTGACAATGTGGGGACAAAGGCCCCAATAAGAAAAAGCTCACAATTATTTTGACCAACTAAGTACATTGATTATTCGTCCCAAAAAGATTACATTgattagtttatttataattcttAGTTTTCCTGCAAAgatttttgaatttgggaAATTTCAAACCCATTCTTTAAGCAAAAAAGATCCACACCTAAGTCCTTGAATTAGTAATGACGTTCAAACTCATGATTCTactaataaaaagaaaaaaataaaattgacatCTAAAACTTTCTTATATCCGGAATATGTCACTATGGTAATGTCTTAAACCAATTACACAATGTCATGTATTTAACTTTATCACATAACATTACGTAATTGTCTTAAAATACTACAACAATGACATCCTCTTTGCATGAAAGTTCTTATCCTAAACTTAAAATCAAACTCGAGTCCTTAGCTTTGATTTGACTCGACTTCAATTGATATTTCATTTCTTAGGGTAACGTTTGTTTTCTTGTCGGGGACGGATTGTTCACATTGATGTtcgtttttttcctttttatttggttggGGCTAAAAAAACACGTTCTGTCTGCCCTTTGACATCCAATGAGGAGGTGTGCTACTACAATGTCAGCGTCCGTTTTGTGAAAACGTGAAAAGATGGGGCACCAATCCATGTCTTGTTCTTTATCacacatattatatattactTAGTTCATACAGCTGCACATGTTGCCCTTTGTATATTATCATTTACACATCTTGGATGCCTGTTTCGTGAAATACTCATGTCagcccctttttttttgtttaattcgtcaatatgaattattaatttgttgttaATTCGTCAatatgaattattaatttatgatCAACAACTGCGCTCTTTCAGACGATTGATATCCAATTAAAATACTTGGATAATATtaataatcaattaaaataattaataaggAAAATGCGTGAAATAaggatgaaagaaaaagaaatacaagttAAATATATGTACAACTCTCCAACGTTATGTCGCTTTTCACGAAGTTTTGATATTCATAAATTGTTATTGTAATCTCACCGTTTATCGACCAATTAACCTAAGTTAcgtaaaaatttcaatttttcaactGATATCCCGGGTTTTCGGCCACCCTCCCAAAAAAAGGCCCAAACCCGCCACAAGCCCTTCAGGGCCCAAATCCATGAGTGCTGTGTCTTTCTTGTATTGTTTGACAAAGCTAAGGGTGCTCAGTCCGCGGACCGCGAAACATGGCGAGCTCCGTTTTCGCCTTCAACCCCTTAACAGGGCGGAGAGCGCGCGAACCAGTAACCCCAATCGCACCCAAGTCACGCTCAAGGCAAGCGTCTAGTCTGTCTGACCTTCTCATAACACATTTTATCCAATGCGTTATTGACGTTTAGTGTTCACAATTTTATGATTATATTggattttcttgttttcacaGTTTGAATTTCCGAAACTCACACTCTGTAAAGTTCAAATGCGAGCACTCGTGCTTTGAAGTAAGTTTCCTTTTCCAACTTcgattttctttaattttattataattttccttttgctaAGTTCTTGATCAGTATTTTGAAAGCATTCACAGTGAGGTAGGCAATGTGTATAATTATGGCTTGTCCATAGAATTTGGTTAAATTTCTAAGTAATGGCTTGATTTCCTTTAGATTTGATCATTGGCTCATAAGCTTGTGAATCTTTGTCTGTCTTAAGTTTTGTGAAAGTAAAACACAGTCTATTAGTTTTAACAGTTGAAGTATTCAATCTGTCACTTTTCCAGGTTAGCAATGTTAGCTACCAACCGCCAGGGACCGAGCTTAGCCTTTTAAATTCTGTTAGTTTTTCACTTCCGGAGAAAAGGTACATATTTGTGGTCTGGTAGTCAATCTTTAGTTGCATGCAAACCACATTCATTCTGGCAAGCTTGTGAAATTCGGTTTAGTTGATTCCGCGTAGGAATGCCTCTGTGAGGTAATATTGTCATGGATCATCCTCTGCCTCAGATATATTAACAGATTGTTTTATATCAGACCATACAAAGGATGTGTTAGATGCAATGAACTGGTTCACATATTGtcagatatttttttgggttggacCACACATATTCTCTGATGGGCGGAGCGATTTTGCATTCTTAGGATAACTTGTTCACTTTGATCTGGCAGCTTTGGCTTAATTTTTGGACGGAGTGGTAGTGGAAAGACTACTCTTGTGCAGGTTGTGTGTTAATGTTATTGAAGGAACTCTTACTCATTATGTTATCCATCTTCTTTTTAAGCAGTATCTTGTATATGATTTCCTCTCCCTCTTCCAGCTTCTTGCAGGGATAAGCAAACCGACTTCAGGTTCAATTTACAttcaaaaatatggaaatgaTGGCAATCCAGTTCAGTCTCCTGAACCCTTATCCTCAGGAAGAGTTGGCATTGTATTTCAGTTTCCAGAGAGGTACTGAATATTAgttaagaaacaaaaaattgtttgCAGTCTCTATAAACCATGATAAGGGTTTGGGGTCCTCTCTTGCATATATTGAGAGTTACATCAGCATGTAGTCATTGGAATTTGTACAAAAGTAAAGCTTTTGGAGTTTCCCATTTTTGTCTGTACACTTATGTGTTAAATGAAAGTTTTATTCTTACAGTGAGATTAAAAATGTATGTTCATTGCTCTACTGGAAATATACCTTTTTTCAAGTACTTGACCAAGTTTGTGCATCCAACATCTTCTGTATGAATTACGTTTCTGGAACTTAATCACCACTGTGTCAAaaggtttttaattttcagcCTTTGATCGTGGTGTATTACCTTCTTATGTTCTTAAATTACAGTAATGTGCTCCCATATCCTTCATAGTCTCTGTCATGTCTGTTTGGTTTCCCATTTCCAAGTTTTTGATAATATGTCCCCTTTCAAGCTAGGTATTTTGTCGCGGATAATGTTCTTGACGAAGTTACATTTGGGTGGCCAAGACAAAAGGGTGATCTTCAAATGAAGGAGCATCTTGCTCTAAGACTCCAACGAGCAATCAATTGGGTACTTGTGCCCCTTCCCAACACGaacattttcttctacttATTCTGGCATTTTTTATCCGTTGATGCTCACTATTTATAGGGTTTggttattttaaaaaatgattaaTTCAACTGATGACCGTAGGTTGGTTTAAGTGGGATCTCATTGGATAGAGATCCCCACTCCCTTAGTGGTGGCTACAAACGTCGGCTTGCCTTGGCAATTCAATTAGTAAGAACTTCGATTTAAACACAATCACAAACACCAAATTGACAATGTAATACATATTAGATGACACCTTAACTATGTGGTTTCATAAAGTTCAGTCTTATATAGCTAGTTATCACTTTGGCATGAAGTCACTCATACTTGTCAATTGACCTTAATCTTCAGGTGCAAGTCCCTGATTTATTGATATTGGATGAACCTCTTGCTGGTCTTGGTAAGAAGATGAATTTAGTGCCTTTGGTTCTACTTCATTACTGGTTTCATTTGCTCCTTCCATGCAAGTTGGACTAATGGAAAACTATTTTCAACAATCAGGCATTGAGAATGCCATAATGCTTTACCCAGGAAACATTTTTCACTGGCAACCAATAGAGGCATTCTCTCTTTCACTCACTTTCAAACTGATCTCTCATTcactatataaaaacaaattccagTAGACTTAGTGACTGAACCAAATTGACCTAACCAGTTGCGCTTGGCTG includes the following:
- the LOC117621574 gene encoding carbonyl reductase [NADPH] 2 codes for the protein MGTSPGKKVLLTSNGDAISHNIAFSLAQRGCRLVLMGKESCLRSIQQKIKGSLEGVVPVEVVDVDMEDKREGAFDEAVDKACHILGNLDAFVHCYTYEGKMQEHLELAEDEFKKIMKRNFMSAWFLLNAVGRRMRDYKSGGSIIFLTSIIGAERGIYPGAAANSACSAAVQQLARTSALEIGRYQIRVNAIARGLHLEDEYPMFVGMERAKKLVKEAAPLQRWLDVKNDLASTVIYLISDGSKYMTGTTIFVDGGQSLTRPRMRSYM
- the LOC117621573 gene encoding ABC transporter I family member 11, chloroplastic isoform X1, coding for MASSVFAFNPLTGRRAREPVTPIAPKSRSSLNFRNSHSVKFKCEHSCFEVSNVSYQPPGTELSLLNSVSFSLPEKSFGLIFGRSGSGKTTLVQLLAGISKPTSGSIYIQKYGNDGNPVQSPEPLSSGRVGIVFQFPERYFVADNVLDEVTFGWPRQKGDLQMKEHLALRLQRAINWVGLSGISLDRDPHSLSGGYKRRLALAIQLVQVPDLLILDEPLAGLDWKARADVVKLLKHLKKELTILVVSHDLKELAAIVDRSWRMEMGGILREEPLPI
- the LOC117621573 gene encoding ABC transporter I family member 11, chloroplastic isoform X2, whose translation is MASSVFAFNPLTGRRAREPVTPIAPKSRSSLNFRNSHSVKFKCEHSCFEVSNVSYQPPGTELSLLNSVSFSLPEKSFGLIFGRSGSGKTTLVQLLAGISKPTSGSIYIQKYGNDGNPVQSPEPLSSGRVGIVFQFPERYFVADNVLDEVTFGWPRQKGDLQMKEHLALRLQRAINWVQVPDLLILDEPLAGLDWKARADVVKLLKHLKKELTILVVSHDLKELAAIVDRSWRMEMGGILREEPLPI